The following proteins are encoded in a genomic region of Reichenbachiella sp.:
- a CDS encoding vWA domain-containing protein, translated as MLYIVRTIRAAKALGTTYRRVFYKITLRAAYFALFIVALLGPSFGESTKEIKSIGKDIFIAIDLSESMNAFDIQPTRLEKIKFELKEIVEAFSSDRIGLIMFSNEAYVQCPLTYDKSALNLFIETLNTNLVPNTGTDFGPPLKMALGKISDDKETVTRQKSKIIILISDGEDFGENTASIAKTIEEEGIKLFTLGIGTAQGSKIMTQRGFKKDNNGQDVVSKLNPVSLKKIASATSGKYFEINATQNDVEKLINTIGDIEGELRDSKTMDVSANKYYYFLALALLLICIDAAFKVRTVNI; from the coding sequence ATGCTCTACATAGTCAGAACTATACGAGCAGCCAAAGCCTTGGGTACCACCTACCGACGAGTATTCTACAAAATCACGTTGAGAGCGGCCTATTTCGCCTTGTTTATCGTGGCGCTACTCGGGCCATCTTTCGGAGAATCTACTAAAGAAATCAAATCCATCGGTAAGGACATTTTTATCGCCATAGACTTATCCGAGTCTATGAATGCCTTCGACATCCAACCTACTCGTTTGGAAAAAATAAAATTTGAGCTCAAAGAGATCGTTGAGGCCTTTTCTTCTGATAGAATTGGGCTGATCATGTTTTCTAATGAAGCCTATGTGCAATGCCCACTGACCTATGACAAAAGCGCGTTAAATCTTTTTATAGAAACATTGAATACTAATCTGGTACCTAATACAGGTACAGACTTTGGGCCACCGCTCAAAATGGCATTGGGCAAAATCTCAGATGATAAAGAAACCGTTACTCGACAAAAGTCCAAGATCATTATTCTCATCAGTGATGGAGAGGACTTTGGAGAAAACACGGCCAGCATTGCCAAGACGATTGAAGAAGAAGGCATCAAACTATTTACGCTCGGCATAGGAACTGCACAGGGCAGCAAAATCATGACCCAACGTGGTTTCAAAAAAGACAACAACGGACAAGATGTGGTCAGTAAACTGAACCCAGTATCGCTCAAGAAAATCGCCTCAGCTACGAGTGGCAAGTATTTTGAGATCAACGCCACACAAAATGATGTAGAAAAGTTGATCAATACGATTGGCGATATAGAGGGTGAACTAAGAGATAGCAAAACCATGGACGTATCTGCCAATAAATACTATTACTTTCTGGCGTTGGCTTTGTTGTTGATATGCATAGATGCAGCATTTAAAGTAAGAACTGTGAACATATGA
- a CDS encoding TonB-dependent receptor, giving the protein MKKSILLSVFTLILFTLSGRAQMADGTIFGKVVDENGLAMPGATITLNEVPGKGTISDADGAFVLMDVPHGEQTMKISYIGYKSFERKINVDEMTMLQENYELEPGVILGDEVLVLGDRLKGQAKAINQQRANNNITNVVAADQIGRFPDANVGDALKRVPGITMQGDQGEARNIVIRGLAPQLNSVTVNGNRLPSAEGDNRNIQMDLIPSDMIQMIEVNKALLPEMDGDAIGGSVNLVTRSASEGFRASGTLAGSYNEVGDAPGFNSSLVLSNRFLNNKLGAVLSGSFRQDKIGSHNVEAEWENEVENADFDEDLPEEGNNIEDVEVDPYLAVNEIRDYDVDRTRRSLSLNLDYKINDNHTLYAKSMYNWRDDWENRYRLTTEIDGAEFGNGVNAAPTEWIAVGDRETKGGLDSDRIKNRRLEDQRVQSYSLSGAHYFGNVEAKWAGSYSKASEERPSERYIIYESDEDMTVNMTQSMYDTRKPQLVINEQNLLETTNFVFDKIEEENQLTEEENYTAQLDLKIPLSVVAGQSGNIKFGGKFNNKTKNRNNSFVEYSWIDDSGVEYLNQISTDDRTNPDFLAGANYQAGEFASASYLGNLDLTNTSLFDGEDLPEEYQTANYIADEVVTAGYIQWSQNLNDQLRFIVGARAENTSSDYIGYQYVEDNGAITSLENNKSYFNFLPAVHLRYAVSENLIVRGAWTNSLARPNYYDLVPYRYVVEEDEEISQGNPDLDPTTSMNFDLNAEYYFESVGLLSAGVFYKSIDNFIYFHQSTEDYNGDDFDVLTPENSGKGNIAGFEIAAQRQLDFLPGIWKGLGIYANYTFNASDVEGIANEDGDEREGLDLPGTADHLVNASLSFETKKLVVRASLNFSSDYIDEVGDDAFYDRYYDKQLFVDVNASYAFTKNLRLFAEANNLTNQPLRYYQGVESRTMQMEYYGPKYNLGLKFDLFNN; this is encoded by the coding sequence ATGAAAAAATCAATACTCTTGAGCGTATTCACGCTTATACTATTTACTCTTTCGGGTCGGGCACAAATGGCTGACGGAACGATCTTTGGAAAAGTAGTAGACGAAAACGGACTGGCTATGCCAGGCGCTACGATTACTTTAAATGAAGTTCCAGGTAAAGGCACCATCTCTGATGCGGATGGCGCATTTGTGCTGATGGATGTGCCTCACGGCGAACAAACCATGAAAATTTCTTACATCGGTTATAAATCTTTTGAGCGAAAAATAAATGTAGACGAGATGACCATGTTACAAGAAAACTACGAATTGGAACCGGGGGTGATTTTGGGAGATGAAGTACTTGTATTAGGAGACAGACTGAAAGGTCAGGCCAAAGCGATCAATCAACAAAGAGCCAATAATAATATCACTAACGTGGTGGCTGCCGATCAGATCGGTAGATTCCCAGATGCCAATGTGGGCGATGCCTTAAAAAGAGTGCCTGGCATCACCATGCAAGGTGATCAAGGCGAAGCCAGAAACATTGTCATTAGAGGGTTAGCTCCTCAGCTCAACTCTGTGACTGTGAATGGCAACAGACTACCATCTGCAGAAGGTGATAACAGAAACATCCAGATGGATTTGATCCCTTCAGATATGATTCAAATGATTGAGGTAAACAAAGCTTTATTGCCGGAAATGGATGGTGATGCAATTGGTGGATCAGTCAATTTGGTGACTCGGTCGGCAAGTGAAGGCTTCAGAGCCTCAGGTACATTGGCTGGTAGCTACAATGAAGTGGGCGATGCGCCAGGCTTCAATTCAAGTTTAGTACTGAGCAACAGGTTTCTAAACAATAAACTTGGTGCTGTGCTTTCAGGTTCTTTCAGACAAGATAAAATTGGTTCTCACAATGTGGAGGCCGAGTGGGAAAATGAGGTGGAAAATGCAGACTTCGACGAGGATCTTCCAGAAGAAGGAAACAACATCGAAGATGTGGAAGTAGACCCCTATTTGGCGGTAAACGAAATCAGAGATTACGATGTGGACAGAACGAGAAGAAGTCTCTCTTTGAATCTGGATTACAAAATCAATGACAATCATACCCTCTATGCGAAAAGCATGTACAACTGGAGAGATGATTGGGAAAACAGATACAGACTCACTACCGAAATTGACGGCGCCGAGTTTGGCAATGGTGTGAATGCAGCACCGACAGAATGGATTGCCGTAGGCGATCGCGAAACTAAGGGTGGGTTGGACAGCGACAGAATCAAAAATCGCAGACTAGAAGATCAGCGAGTGCAGTCTTACTCCTTGAGCGGTGCACACTATTTTGGCAACGTAGAGGCTAAGTGGGCTGGTTCGTATTCTAAAGCTTCTGAGGAGCGCCCGAGCGAAAGATATATCATCTATGAGAGTGACGAAGACATGACGGTGAACATGACGCAGTCAATGTACGATACGAGAAAGCCACAGTTGGTGATTAACGAGCAGAATTTGTTGGAGACTACCAATTTCGTATTTGACAAAATCGAAGAAGAGAACCAATTGACGGAAGAGGAGAACTACACCGCACAGTTGGATTTGAAAATCCCACTATCGGTAGTGGCCGGTCAGTCAGGCAACATCAAGTTTGGAGGAAAATTCAACAACAAGACTAAGAATAGAAATAATAGCTTTGTGGAGTACAGCTGGATCGATGACTCTGGTGTGGAGTACCTAAATCAGATCTCTACAGACGATCGAACGAACCCTGACTTTTTAGCTGGTGCTAATTATCAAGCGGGTGAATTTGCTTCGGCTTCTTATTTAGGTAACCTCGATTTGACCAACACGAGCTTGTTCGATGGTGAAGATTTACCAGAAGAGTATCAGACAGCCAACTACATAGCTGATGAAGTAGTAACTGCCGGATACATTCAATGGTCTCAGAATTTGAATGATCAATTGAGATTTATCGTAGGAGCAAGAGCTGAAAATACAAGTTCAGACTACATTGGCTATCAGTACGTCGAAGACAACGGAGCTATTACCAGTTTGGAAAACAACAAGTCATATTTCAACTTTTTGCCAGCGGTACACTTAAGATATGCCGTGAGTGAAAATCTGATAGTAAGAGGTGCCTGGACTAATTCATTAGCTAGACCAAACTACTATGATTTGGTGCCTTATAGATATGTAGTAGAGGAGGATGAGGAAATCTCTCAAGGTAACCCTGATTTGGATCCTACCACATCGATGAACTTTGATTTAAATGCGGAATACTACTTCGAATCTGTAGGTTTGTTGTCTGCCGGCGTTTTCTACAAAAGCATCGACAACTTCATCTACTTCCATCAGTCTACTGAAGACTACAATGGAGACGATTTTGATGTCTTGACTCCTGAAAATAGTGGTAAAGGCAACATCGCCGGATTCGAAATCGCAGCACAACGTCAGTTGGATTTCTTGCCGGGTATCTGGAAAGGTTTGGGCATCTACGCCAACTATACGTTTAACGCTTCGGATGTAGAAGGGATCGCCAACGAAGACGGCGACGAAAGAGAAGGCCTAGATTTGCCGGGTACGGCAGATCATTTGGTAAACGCTTCATTGTCTTTCGAGACCAAGAAGTTGGTAGTTCGAGCTTCATTGAACTTCTCGTCTGACTACATTGATGAAGTAGGCGACGACGCATTCTATGATAGATATTATGACAAGCAATTGTTTGTGGATGTGAATGCTTCTTACGCATTCACTAAAAACCTAAGACTGTTTGCTGAAGCGAATAACCTGACTAATCAGCCTTTGAGATACTATCAGGGAGTTGAAAGCAGAACCATGCAAATGGAATACTACGGCCCTAAATACAACTTAGGCTTGAAATTCGATTTGTTTAATAATTAA
- a CDS encoding metallophosphoesterase yields the protein MKKEVIYLSVLSLILTLGCFSNKSNQDAGEAPASEIEVLEDALHWYVIGDFGRNGYDGQQEVADQMQATTKILEPEFILTTGDNFYPDGVASTQDPYWISSFENVYNGFGLFVPWYAILGNHDYRGNYQAEIDYTNVSQRWNMPSQYFVKEKEEDGVTVKFVFIDTSPFEDGYYEEEKYKAVWKQDSTKQLLWMDSVLADNSADWKVVVGHHPLYSGGKRIDATKDIRGHLEKVLKKHNVDAYFAGHEHDLQHIHNPSYKTHHFISGAGSEVRPTGKMEYSLFAESQHGFATASATKEQLLVQFVSHEGEVIYKYGIKK from the coding sequence ATGAAAAAGGAAGTTATATATCTAAGCGTACTGTCTCTTATTCTTACGCTCGGATGTTTTTCAAATAAAAGCAATCAGGACGCGGGAGAGGCACCTGCTTCTGAAATAGAAGTATTGGAGGACGCCTTGCATTGGTATGTGATTGGTGACTTTGGTCGCAATGGCTACGATGGACAGCAAGAGGTGGCTGATCAGATGCAAGCCACCACCAAAATCTTGGAACCAGAATTTATCCTGACTACAGGAGATAATTTCTACCCTGATGGTGTGGCCAGTACACAAGATCCGTATTGGATCTCATCTTTCGAAAATGTCTATAATGGCTTTGGGCTTTTTGTGCCTTGGTATGCTATACTAGGTAATCATGATTACAGAGGCAACTATCAGGCAGAAATCGATTACACGAATGTGAGCCAGCGATGGAACATGCCATCACAATACTTTGTGAAAGAAAAAGAAGAGGATGGTGTAACGGTGAAATTCGTTTTTATCGATACCAGCCCGTTCGAAGACGGATACTATGAAGAAGAGAAGTATAAGGCTGTCTGGAAGCAAGACAGCACCAAGCAATTGCTTTGGATGGACAGCGTATTGGCCGACAATTCAGCGGATTGGAAAGTAGTGGTGGGTCATCATCCATTGTATTCTGGAGGAAAAAGAATAGACGCTACCAAAGACATTCGTGGCCATCTGGAGAAGGTATTAAAGAAGCATAACGTAGATGCGTATTTTGCCGGTCATGAGCACGACTTGCAGCACATTCACAATCCTTCGTATAAGACACATCACTTTATTTCTGGTGCAGGATCAGAAGTCCGACCTACAGGCAAGATGGAGTACTCCTTGTTTGCAGAGTCGCAGCATGGATTTGCCACGGCATCGGCCACGAAGGAGCAGCTGTTGGTGCAGTTCGTGAGCCACGAAGGAGAGGTGATTTATAAATACGGCATTAAAAAGTAA